A section of the Phaseolus vulgaris cultivar G19833 chromosome 8, P. vulgaris v2.0, whole genome shotgun sequence genome encodes:
- the LOC137824859 gene encoding uncharacterized protein produces the protein MGAFLAIALDWRAQAKTKAIEMQTLQALKREVATLKEEKLKLEEAYQASLAETRKVEEAATLRLREADQKHADLLGSMAPLQAEVSDLGEMAETSKAFGVKLNEVEGELAAKTEALSLLQAEHDKSLAEVNKFQVEKEFLEKQLATKDSKVEELEKANRDLLGDMAGTFDEGFKEALAQATCENPGINTSKCDPGNHIVDGKVVPLDLGE, from the coding sequence ATGGGGGCCTTCCTGGCTATTGCACTCGATTGGCGCGCACAAGCAAAAACCAAGGCCATCGAGATGCAAACCCTTCAGGCTCTCAAGCGAGAGGTGGCCACCCTGAAGGAAGAAAAGCTGAAGCTGGAAGAGGCTTACCAAGCCTCCCTGGCGGAGACCCGGAAGGTGGAGGAAGCGGCCACCCTGAGGCTGCGCGAGGCTGACCAGAAGCACGCCGACCTTCTGGGCTCCATGGCCCCTCTACAGGCGGAGGTGTCTGATCTGGGGGAGATGGCTGAAACCTCCAAGGCCTTTGGGGTGAAGCTAAATGAAGTTGAGGGGGAGCTAGCTGCAAAGACTGAAGCTCTCAGCCTTCTCCAAGCTGAACATGACAAATCCCTAGCTGAAGTGAACAAGTTTCAAGTGGAGAAGGAATTCTTGGAAAAGCAGCTAGCAACCAAGGATTCCAAGGTCGAGGAGTTGGAGAAAGCCAACCGAGACCTCCTCGGCGATATGGCTGGCACCTTTGATGAGGGGTTCAAAGAGGCTTTGGCCCAAGCCACATGTGAGAACCCAGGGATCAATACTTCCAAATGTGACCCTGGCAACCAcatcgtcgacgggaaggtggTGCCCCTCGACCTTGGAGAATGA